The Candidatus Eisenbacteria bacterium genome includes the window GCGAGGACTTGTATTACCGGCTTCGCGTGATCCAGATCGACGTCCCGCCGCTCCGCGAGCGGAAGGAAGACATCCCCCTCCTGGTGGAGACCTTCGTCAAGGAGTTCAACCGGGAGCACGGCCGCAGGGTGACCGGCATCACCCGCGGGGCTGCCGATCGCTTCATGCACCACGACTGGCCGGGCAACGTCCGCGAGCTGAGGAACACGATCGAGGAGATGATCGTCTACGCGCAGGGGAAGCGCGCCCTCGAAGTCTCGGACCTCCCCATACAGCTGCGGCAGCAACGCTCCGCCTCGGGCGAGGACCTGAACGTCACCGTGGGCATGTCCATGCAGGAGATCGAGCGCCGCGCGGTCGAGGCGACGCTCCGCGCGACGGGATACGACAAGCAGAAGGCGGCCAAGATCCTGGGAATCGGGCTCCGCACGCTCTATCGGAAGCAGAAGGAGTACGGGCTGTGACCGGGGGCGCGCTCCAGGGTGTTCCGCTCCGCGGGATTTCGGAAATCATCCTCGTCGTCAAGGACGTGGAGCGCTCGGTCGCGTTCTACCGTGACGTGGTCGGCCTCCCGGTGGACAACGTGAGCAACAAGAAGTTCGCGTGGTTCTGGGCGGGCCCGCCCGGAACGCCCCAGCGGCTCGGTATCACAGAGGGGCCCCTGTCCTTCGGCGCGGCCCACGTCCGGGGCCCGCATCACTTCGCGTTCGGGACCGAGCGTTCGCGGATTCCCGAGCTGAAAGCGGCGCTCGAAGCCCAAGGGCTCGAGGTGGAAGGGCCCGTCGAATTCACCTTTTGGAACGCCCTCTCGATTTATTTCAGCGATCCGGACGGGAATCGGGTCGAGTTTTGCGGCTTCGGCGATTCGCGATAATTCTTCTCGGGGCGCTCGCGGCAGGCGTGCTAGGGCGTTCTGGAGCCGCCCGCCGCGGCATGGTTCCCGCGAGGCTTGATCGTCGCCTCGAGCGCCTCGATCTGCTGCCGCAGAAGATCCGCCTGCTCTTGGTTGGGATCGAGGCGGATCGCCTCACGCAAGTAATCGAGCGCCTCGGCGGGGCGGTTCAAATGGTTTAGTAGCAGAATGGCGGCGTCCCTCAAGGCGAGCGCGCGATCCCGGTGGCCGGCGGGTATGAGCAAGAGCTCCTGGACCGCTTCCTCGTAGCGACCGAGCTGGTCCAGCGCCTGGGCGATGTTGACATGGATCCGCGGATCCCCTTCGGAAAGCTCGTACGCGGTCCGGTACTCCACGAGCGCATCCAAGAACCGCGACATCTTCGTGAGGATCGCCCCGTGGTACATGCGGTAGGTAGAGCTCCCGGGCTCTCCCTCGATCGCGATCGCGATTTGAGCCTCGGCCGAATCCAGCAGGCCCTTGTGCCAGAGCGCGATCGCGAGGGCCGCGCGCAAGGGCGGTTCCATGGGCTTGACCTCGACCTTGAGCCCGCGGCGCGCCCACTCTTCCGCGCGATCGTAATCCCCTACGGTGGCGAAAAGCCTGGAGAGGTCCAGGCACCACAGCTCGACACGATTCACCTGGGTGGGCTTCGGCATCGCTGCGGCGAAAATGCTGTCCCTCTGCGCGCGGGTGCTGATCGCCTGCGGCAAGCGGCGCACCACGATGTGAGGACCTGAGGCGTTCTTGACGTCGGATTCCCAGACCACGCTCGCGCGCTCCCGTAGCCAGCGGTAGTACGCGTTCTCCACCGGATATTTCTCCGGCTCGGCTTCGAAGCGTCGCGAGATTTCGCCCGACGCGACGTGGTATTCGAGGCCGTCCAAGAACTCGGGGTGGAAGGCTGGCCGGGCGAACTGGGACTGGGTCGCGAAAAACGGCCAAATCACCATCGTGCGCTCCCCTGGGGTGAACACCGGTCCGTAGAGCTCGACCGCCATGGGCTCCTTCGTCCCGATGTTCTGGTTGATCCACCTCCGCACGAGATGGCGCGAATCCGGGAGCGCCAGCGCGTGTCGCGTCGCGAGAAGCTCGGGAAGCGGCCAGGCGAGGACCGCCGCAACGAGAAGCGCCGAGGGCACCCGCACGGACAACGCGCGGCCCTGCCCCGGCGCCGCCTGCGCCGGGGAGGGAATCCTCGCCCTCGCCCACTCCATGCCCCGCACGATCGCCAGCGCGGCGGCGAGATGGAGGAAAGGCAGCGCGACCAGGATGTAACGGTCTTGTGGGCTTTTCAGCATGCCGTTCGCGAGCACGATCATGAGCGGGATCCAGACGAGCGTACGGGTCAGGCGCCCGCCCCTCCAGAGGAGAACCAGCCCGGCGAGCCCCAGGAGATACGCCGGCCAGCCCATCGCGTGCGGCAGGGTAACCGCGAGATACGTCGGGAGCGAGATCGGAAAGACGGTCTGCCCCACCCAATCCGAAAAGAGCGCCCGCCGCTGGCCGGCGATGTCGATCAGGGTCCGCTTCCAATCGAGGAACAGGAAAGGCGAGGCGACAAAGACCGCCGCCAGGATCGAGGCCATGCCCGCCGCGAGAGGGCGATTCCTCCACAAGGCCGTCCCCTTGCCGCGCCCCGCGCTGTCGTTCTTCGAATCCCCCGTCCGATACGCGAGCGCGAAAGGCAGGGCGAGGACCAGGGGCACGTACTTGCACGCCCCGGCGAGCCCGATCATGGCTCCGGCGAGGATGGAGTCCCGCATCGTTCCGCCGGCGACCACGCGGACGAAAGGCCGGGTCGCGAGCAGGACGAATAGAAGCGCGAGGAGGTTGGGGTCGCTCACGTGTTGGGAGGTGAGCACGTGCAGGGTGTTGGTCGCTACGAAGAGGCCGGCCAGGAGCCCCACGCTCCGGCCGAGGGTGCTCGCGCCGATCCGGTAGGTGAGAAAGACCGTGAGCGTCCCGATCAGCGCGCCCACGACGCGGGCGAAGAGGAACATGGGAGCCGCGCCCGCGCCCGCGATA containing:
- a CDS encoding VOC family protein; translated protein: MRQAEGGQDPGNRAPHALSEAEGVRAVTGGALQGVPLRGISEIILVVKDVERSVAFYRDVVGLPVDNVSNKKFAWFWAGPPGTPQRLGITEGPLSFGAAHVRGPHHFAFGTERSRIPELKAALEAQGLEVEGPVEFTFWNALSIYFSDPDGNRVEFCGFGDSR
- a CDS encoding tetratricopeptide repeat protein, which produces MANKRPTSKRPKHTPPSAKRAGDPQSRRRRRWPGAIRPDWVLLALLALSLAIRLWGIHDRLPDASLKINVLDDSVIEETDRTTMGRAWLMWRGGTKATDLNPHTGGWPSLSFYLTLGLQHLYKMYYSLTSADASAAHFQAHIAGAGAAPMFLFARVVGALIGTLTVFLTYRIGASTLGRSVGLLAGLFVATNTLHVLTSQHVSDPNLLALLFVLLATRPFVRVVAGGTMRDSILAGAMIGLAGACKYVPLVLALPFALAYRTGDSKNDSAGRGKGTALWRNRPLAAGMASILAAVFVASPFLFLDWKRTLIDIAGQRRALFSDWVGQTVFPISLPTYLAVTLPHAMGWPAYLLGLAGLVLLWRGGRLTRTLVWIPLMIVLANGMLKSPQDRYILVALPFLHLAAALAIVRGMEWARARIPSPAQAAPGQGRALSVRVPSALLVAAVLAWPLPELLATRHALALPDSRHLVRRWINQNIGTKEPMAVELYGPVFTPGERTMVIWPFFATQSQFARPAFHPEFLDGLEYHVASGEISRRFEAEPEKYPVENAYYRWLRERASVVWESDVKNASGPHIVVRRLPQAISTRAQRDSIFAAAMPKPTQVNRVELWCLDLSRLFATVGDYDRAEEWARRGLKVEVKPMEPPLRAALAIALWHKGLLDSAEAQIAIAIEGEPGSSTYRMYHGAILTKMSRFLDALVEYRTAYELSEGDPRIHVNIAQALDQLGRYEEAVQELLLIPAGHRDRALALRDAAILLLNHLNRPAEALDYLREAIRLDPNQEQADLLRQQIEALEATIKPRGNHAAAGGSRTP